In Paenibacillus guangzhouensis, a single window of DNA contains:
- a CDS encoding YitT family protein — protein MKLHNLGSTIKTVIPILCGTAIYAFGLLYFVIPNQLMEGGLTGIALILNYAFHIKPSISTLLLNIPLFFVGLKILGKRSMAYTILGVLSLSFFLWLIEMLMGNGIIDPLKADHDIILAALYAGVTLGAGLGIVFRFGGTTGGVDIIARILNRNFGWSMGQIILLLDVVIIGSALLFIPKEKILYTFVTVFIASKLIDFIQEGAYAAKAFTIISDEAPAIADIITKEMERGVTLIPAIGAYSKQAKHMAYCVIARSEMRTLQGIIRSVDPRAFIIINDVHDVHGEGFKEG, from the coding sequence ATGAAACTACATAACTTAGGCAGCACAATCAAGACCGTTATTCCAATCTTATGCGGTACAGCAATTTATGCTTTTGGACTTCTGTATTTCGTCATTCCAAATCAGCTGATGGAAGGCGGTCTTACAGGGATTGCGCTTATCCTGAACTACGCCTTTCATATTAAGCCTTCAATATCTACGTTGCTTCTTAATATCCCTCTGTTCTTCGTCGGATTAAAAATATTAGGCAAACGTTCCATGGCCTATACGATTCTAGGTGTACTCTCATTATCTTTTTTCCTTTGGTTAATTGAGATGCTCATGGGAAATGGTATCATCGATCCGCTCAAAGCAGATCATGATATCATCCTTGCCGCCTTATATGCGGGTGTAACGCTAGGCGCTGGTCTCGGCATCGTATTTCGCTTTGGAGGCACCACGGGCGGTGTAGACATTATCGCGCGCATTCTGAATCGTAATTTCGGCTGGAGTATGGGGCAGATCATTCTGCTGCTCGACGTTGTTATCATCGGATCTGCGCTACTGTTCATCCCGAAAGAAAAAATATTGTATACCTTCGTGACCGTCTTTATCGCCTCGAAGCTCATTGACTTCATTCAAGAGGGTGCTTATGCGGCCAAAGCATTCACCATCATAAGCGACGAAGCTCCTGCGATTGCTGACATTATAACGAAGGAAATGGAACGTGGAGTAACATTAATCCCAGCCATCGGTGCCTATTCCAAACAAGCGAAGCATATGGCCTACTGTGTTATTGCCCGCTCTGAAATGCGTACGCTGCAAGGCATCATCCGGTCCGTTGATCCACGTGCCTTCATTATTATTAATGATGTGCATGATGTGCATGGAGAAGGATTCAAAGAGGGATAA
- a CDS encoding nucleotide pyrophosphohydrolase, with product MEEKSLANIQREVDQYISQFKEGYFSPLALLARMSEEVGELAREVNHEYGEKKKKASEADNSIELELGDILFITVCFANSLGIDLTEAHNKVMHKFNTRDANRWTRIEDTPKD from the coding sequence ATGGAAGAGAAATCACTCGCTAACATTCAGCGTGAAGTCGATCAGTATATCTCGCAGTTTAAGGAAGGGTACTTCAGCCCGCTCGCACTCCTCGCACGGATGTCCGAAGAAGTTGGGGAATTGGCGCGTGAAGTGAACCATGAATATGGCGAGAAGAAGAAAAAAGCATCCGAAGCAGATAACTCCATTGAGCTGGAGCTAGGCGACATTTTATTCATTACGGTGTGCTTTGCCAATTCGCTTGGCATTGATCTGACAGAAGCGCATAACAAGGTCATGCATAAATTTAATACACGAGATGCCAATCGATGGACTCGGATTGAGGACACACCAAAAGATTGA
- the panB gene encoding 3-methyl-2-oxobutanoate hydroxymethyltransferase, with product MKRKQRLTIPKFKQMKVDKNPITMITAYDYPSAVLAEEAGVDMILVGDSLGNVVLGYDSTLPVTIDDMVYHTRSVVRGAQDTFVVADMPFMTYHGSVDQTLRNVARLMQEGRAHAVKMEGGAEIALAVDAVVKAGVPVVGHIGLTPQSVHQIGGFRVQGKVPEDAKRLLEDAKALERAGAFAIVLELVTEEVATYISEQLRIPTIGIGAGRGCDGQVLVFHDVVTYASPYRAKKFVKTYADVGALIRQGISQYVQEVKEGSFPAPEHVFTAEDAVVESLYGARKQERKAETVQ from the coding sequence ATGAAACGCAAACAACGACTAACAATTCCGAAGTTCAAACAAATGAAGGTGGATAAGAACCCGATCACGATGATTACGGCGTATGATTATCCATCGGCTGTTTTGGCGGAAGAAGCTGGGGTCGACATGATTCTCGTCGGTGACTCCTTAGGGAATGTCGTACTCGGTTACGATTCCACATTACCCGTAACGATTGATGATATGGTGTATCATACTCGTTCCGTCGTACGCGGAGCACAAGATACCTTCGTGGTTGCCGATATGCCGTTCATGACGTATCATGGCAGCGTTGATCAGACGCTGCGCAATGTGGCGCGACTCATGCAGGAGGGCAGAGCACATGCAGTCAAGATGGAGGGCGGTGCGGAAATTGCGCTTGCCGTGGATGCTGTTGTCAAAGCCGGCGTGCCTGTTGTAGGGCATATCGGACTTACACCGCAATCTGTTCATCAAATCGGTGGATTCCGGGTGCAAGGAAAAGTGCCGGAGGATGCGAAGCGACTGTTAGAGGATGCCAAAGCGTTAGAACGTGCCGGTGCATTTGCGATCGTCTTGGAGCTTGTGACCGAAGAAGTAGCAACGTATATCTCGGAACAATTGCGTATTCCAACCATTGGCATCGGCGCTGGACGTGGATGCGACGGTCAAGTATTGGTATTCCACGACGTCGTTACGTATGCATCACCTTATCGAGCTAAGAAGTTCGTCAAAACCTATGCCGATGTCGGGGCGTTAATCCGGCAAGGCATTTCACAATATGTGCAAGAGGTCAAAGAAGGCAGCTTCCCAGCGCCTGAGCATGTCTTTACAGCGGAAGACGCTGTTGTAGAGAGCCTCTATGGCGCACGTAAGCAGGAACGAAAGGCGGAAACTGTGCAATGA
- a CDS encoding CCA tRNA nucleotidyltransferase gives MWDQIQADPILVAGAKSVLMQLNEAGFEAYLVGGCVRDTLLHKPIHDVDITTSALPAEVMSIFDHTIPTGLQHGTMTVVIDKNLFEVTTFRKESEYEHYRRPTEVAFIQHLEGDLERRDFTFNAMALDVGGKLHDPFDGQHDLKQRIVRCVGEADARFQEDALRMLRAIRFAACYDCQIDGPTWLALIHHRDKLQYIAMERVRTELEKVVEKSLLSLEHGLRLLVHSGLVSHTKASLSELVTDDQEVLSRVELISDIQAITEWDCALEHDAITRWALLFHRCGVRSEMADELMKRLKFANRTASDIVKLMQLIEWTEEIQHASNQKGVGVYSLWTQAIIDFGKVTASRLLHLLAVDQLFLRRLFNDTAMIGELREYGATWLAALETSQLSDLAIRGQDIVKHLKKTPGPWLGELLKQMLYRVAMGEIPNTRSAILDEVNRVIQENE, from the coding sequence ATGTGGGATCAAATTCAAGCGGATCCGATTTTGGTTGCAGGTGCGAAGTCTGTGCTTATGCAATTGAATGAGGCTGGATTTGAAGCCTATCTTGTTGGAGGCTGCGTGCGGGATACATTACTGCATAAGCCCATTCATGATGTAGACATTACAACCTCTGCGCTGCCTGCAGAGGTTATGTCTATTTTCGACCATACGATTCCAACAGGGCTTCAACACGGTACCATGACGGTTGTGATAGACAAGAACCTTTTCGAAGTGACGACTTTCCGTAAAGAATCAGAATATGAGCATTATCGACGTCCTACGGAGGTTGCGTTTATTCAGCATTTAGAAGGGGATTTGGAGCGTAGAGACTTTACATTCAATGCGATGGCTCTCGATGTGGGGGGGAAGCTCCACGATCCGTTTGATGGGCAACATGATCTGAAGCAACGTATTGTACGGTGTGTCGGTGAGGCTGATGCGAGGTTTCAAGAGGACGCGCTTCGGATGCTGCGTGCGATCCGGTTCGCAGCCTGCTACGACTGTCAGATCGACGGACCGACTTGGCTTGCGCTGATTCATCACCGAGATAAGCTGCAATATATTGCGATGGAACGTGTTCGTACGGAATTAGAGAAGGTTGTCGAGAAGTCCTTGCTAAGTCTCGAACATGGATTGCGGCTGCTCGTACACAGTGGACTTGTATCGCATACGAAGGCATCTCTATCTGAACTTGTCACAGATGATCAAGAGGTCTTATCTCGAGTCGAATTGATCAGTGACATTCAAGCTATAACCGAATGGGATTGTGCTCTGGAACATGACGCGATTACGAGATGGGCACTCCTATTTCACCGTTGTGGTGTAAGATCAGAAATGGCTGATGAACTCATGAAGCGATTAAAATTCGCTAATCGGACTGCTTCGGATATTGTTAAGTTAATGCAATTGATCGAGTGGACTGAAGAGATACAGCATGCTAGTAATCAGAAGGGCGTTGGTGTCTATTCCTTATGGACCCAAGCGATCATCGACTTTGGCAAGGTTACAGCCAGTAGGCTGCTTCATCTGTTGGCTGTTGATCAGCTGTTCTTGCGTCGACTGTTCAATGATACAGCCATGATCGGTGAACTCAGGGAATACGGTGCAACTTGGCTGGCAGCACTTGAGACGAGTCAATTGTCTGATCTAGCTATTCGAGGGCAAGATATCGTCAAACACCTAAAGAAGACTCCAGGACCTTGGCTTGGTGAATTATTGAAGCAAATGTTATACCGCGTTGCGATGGGGGAGATTCCAAATACACGCAGCGCTATCCTAGATGAAGTGAATCGAGTGATACAAGAAAATGAGTGA
- the mgsA gene encoding methylglyoxal synthase gives MLKIAFIAHDRKKDEIVNFVIAYEQVFKGHQLYSTGTTGLRIMEQTDLDIHRFMSGPLGGDQQIGALVAQNEMDLIIFLRDPLMAQPHEPDIIALLRLCDVQGIPVATNVATAEILVKALGRGDFAWRELVHKYKPGVEE, from the coding sequence ATGTTGAAGATTGCATTTATCGCACACGATCGCAAAAAGGATGAAATCGTCAATTTCGTCATTGCGTATGAACAGGTGTTCAAAGGACATCAATTGTACTCGACAGGAACGACAGGACTTCGCATTATGGAGCAGACTGATCTTGATATCCATCGCTTCATGTCCGGACCGCTTGGCGGAGACCAGCAGATCGGTGCGCTAGTGGCTCAGAATGAAATGGACTTAATTATTTTCCTTCGCGATCCATTAATGGCACAGCCCCATGAACCGGATATTATCGCATTGCTACGTCTTTGTGATGTACAAGGTATTCCAGTAGCGACGAATGTTGCGACAGCAGAGATTCTTGTCAAAGCATTAGGTCGCGGCGATTTCGCGTGGAGAGAGCTTGTCCATAAATATAAACCAGGTGTGGAAGAATGA
- a CDS encoding biotin--[acetyl-CoA-carboxylase] ligase: MSEPLLQLLLAKPDAYISGEEISRQLQISRTAVWKQINKLRSQGYEFDAIPRVGYRLKQKPDRLNTLMLLSQLKSSVMGQQIKLLESTPSTQIIAHQLAEQGAPEGTLVIAEEQTSGRGRMGRAFYSPSGKGIWMSLILKPQTSLQFTPQLTLLIAVALCRSLQRLVPISIGIKWPNDLLVGTKKISGILLESNAEDERVRYCIAGIGISVNLDQEDYPEQLRDVATSLKIESGTKIDRTAIITEFLAEFETLYALYHEQGFAPIRTLWEALSISLHRPITINTLQGKVTGIAEQLDELGALWITETATGERRKIFSGDVEFHR, translated from the coding sequence ATGAGTGAACCATTATTACAACTGTTATTAGCCAAACCAGATGCGTACATATCGGGAGAAGAAATCAGCCGGCAGCTGCAAATAAGTCGTACGGCGGTATGGAAGCAAATCAATAAGCTGCGAAGCCAAGGCTATGAGTTCGATGCGATTCCTCGCGTAGGCTATCGGCTGAAGCAGAAGCCGGACCGATTGAATACCTTGATGCTGCTCAGCCAGCTGAAATCATCTGTGATGGGGCAGCAAATCAAATTGTTGGAATCGACGCCTTCAACCCAGATTATCGCTCACCAATTGGCGGAGCAGGGGGCGCCGGAAGGGACATTAGTCATTGCGGAAGAACAGACTTCAGGTCGCGGTCGTATGGGACGGGCTTTCTATTCCCCATCCGGCAAAGGAATCTGGATGAGTCTGATTCTGAAGCCTCAGACCTCCTTGCAGTTCACGCCGCAGCTAACCTTACTTATCGCCGTAGCCCTTTGCCGTTCCCTTCAAAGGCTGGTGCCTATTTCGATCGGTATCAAATGGCCGAATGACCTGCTTGTGGGAACGAAGAAAATTAGCGGGATCTTGCTTGAGTCAAACGCTGAGGATGAGCGGGTTCGGTATTGCATCGCTGGAATCGGCATTAGTGTGAACTTGGATCAAGAGGATTATCCAGAGCAGCTTCGCGACGTGGCAACTTCGCTAAAGATTGAATCTGGTACGAAGATAGACCGTACCGCGATTATTACCGAGTTCTTGGCTGAGTTCGAGACGCTCTATGCGCTATATCATGAACAGGGCTTTGCTCCGATTCGAACGTTATGGGAGGCGCTATCTATTTCGCTCCATCGACCGATCACCATTAATACCCTGCAAGGGAAAGTAACGGGCATCGCAGAGCAGCTTGATGAACTTGGTGCGTTGTGGATCACCGAAACGGCTACAGGCGAGCGACGTAAAATTTTCTCGGGCGATGTGGAATTTCACAGATGA
- a CDS encoding menaquinol-cytochrome c reductase cytochrome b/c subunit, translating into MAHGHNSKEKVVYVGDSRIRKRSEIATPPDYTSYPGKSEAFIPNFLLKEWMVGCVMLVGFLVLTISEPAPLGYPADPTNASFIPVPDWYFLFLYQLLKMPYASGDYVVLGVVGIPGVLFGGLLLAPFLDRGKERRFYRRPIASSLMFLSLIGVIYLTVTSWMGYEEELKITGTTPEHHVREEEARERALEGLPPKSNAAKGTAEVALVAPEDPALESMKVATCLACHGTDLKGQNGPSLRGIGDTLSKDDILGVIKNGKGNMPAMYDTAKGNGLTDDQITGIAEWLAKQKKAQ; encoded by the coding sequence GTGGCACATGGTCATAACTCGAAAGAAAAAGTTGTCTATGTTGGAGATTCACGTATTCGTAAAAGAAGCGAGATTGCAACTCCACCAGACTATACATCCTATCCGGGTAAATCCGAAGCCTTCATTCCGAACTTTCTATTGAAAGAATGGATGGTAGGTTGCGTCATGTTAGTCGGTTTCCTCGTCCTCACGATTTCGGAACCGGCACCGCTTGGTTATCCAGCGGACCCGACAAATGCATCGTTTATTCCAGTACCGGACTGGTACTTCTTGTTCTTGTATCAGCTATTGAAGATGCCATACGCATCCGGAGACTATGTCGTTCTTGGTGTTGTTGGTATTCCTGGCGTCCTATTCGGTGGCCTTCTGCTTGCACCGTTCCTGGATCGTGGTAAAGAAAGACGCTTCTATAGAAGACCAATTGCTTCTTCGCTAATGTTCCTATCGCTTATAGGAGTAATTTATTTAACGGTTACTTCGTGGATGGGCTATGAAGAAGAATTGAAGATTACAGGAACAACCCCTGAACATCATGTTCGTGAAGAAGAGGCAAGAGAGCGAGCTCTCGAAGGGCTGCCTCCGAAGAGCAATGCGGCGAAAGGAACTGCTGAAGTTGCTCTCGTTGCGCCGGAAGATCCTGCATTGGAATCGATGAAGGTCGCAACGTGCCTTGCATGTCACGGGACAGATCTGAAGGGACAGAATGGTCCTTCGTTGCGTGGGATCGGTGATACCCTCTCCAAAGATGATATTCTTGGTGTCATTAAGAATGGTAAGGGTAACATGCCTGCGATGTACGACACGGCAAAAGGGAACGGCCTAACGGATGATCAGATCACGGGTATCGCAGAATGGCTTGCGAAGCAGAAGAAAGCGCAGTAA
- a CDS encoding DUF1405 domain-containing protein translates to MRSFLWYCKQLLLNRLILWALFISNGIGTVYGYYWYRNQLIETINHKPIWQIVFVPDSPTASLFFTIAIGFLLFPPTSKLWRGVRKVIEALAVVTSVKYGIWAIAMILAGTALGDPLEWQHWMLMSSHLTMAVEALLYVPFFTFGLTSLVIAGLWTLLNDTMDYSYGIYPYLSYRLDPHITVVRNFTFSLTIVSFVMGLLAYIAARPGRGMSRTNRK, encoded by the coding sequence GTGAGATCTTTCTTATGGTACTGTAAACAGCTCTTATTGAATCGACTGATCTTATGGGCCTTATTTATCTCGAATGGGATCGGTACGGTTTACGGCTACTACTGGTACAGGAATCAATTGATTGAGACAATAAATCATAAGCCGATCTGGCAGATCGTATTCGTCCCGGACAGCCCTACCGCCTCATTGTTTTTTACGATCGCCATAGGATTCCTGCTCTTCCCGCCAACCTCTAAGCTATGGAGAGGGGTTCGCAAAGTGATTGAAGCGTTGGCTGTTGTAACTTCCGTGAAGTACGGCATTTGGGCCATAGCGATGATCCTCGCTGGGACAGCGCTCGGTGATCCGTTAGAATGGCAGCATTGGATGTTAATGTCTTCCCATTTAACGATGGCGGTTGAAGCATTGCTTTATGTGCCTTTCTTTACATTCGGCTTAACGTCACTGGTGATAGCAGGCTTATGGACACTCTTGAATGACACGATGGATTACTCCTATGGCATTTACCCTTATTTATCGTATCGGCTTGACCCTCATATCACCGTCGTTCGTAATTTTACGTTCTCCCTTACGATCGTTAGCTTTGTCATGGGGTTGTTGGCATATATCGCTGCCCGACCTGGACGAGGCATGTCTCGTACGAATCGCAAGTAG
- the bshA gene encoding N-acetyl-alpha-D-glucosaminyl L-malate synthase BshA translates to MGESLKIGITCYPSLGGSGVVATELGKLLAEKGHQVHFITHSIPFRLGAFQKNIFYHEVEVNDYYVFKYPPYDLSLASKMAQVAKMQQLDILHVHYAVPHAVCAYLAKQMVGDHPLKVVTTLHGTDITVLAQDESLKDLIRLAINQSDAVTAVSKDLIRETHELLDITKDIDLTYNFVDKRVYYPRNCIGLRKEFALPNEKILMHISNFRPVKRVSDVVDVFAKVQSKTPARLLLVGEGPDLPKIQSKIRELGIEDRVTFLGKQDDVAQVISLADLLLLPSEKESFGLVALEAMACGVPTIGSIAGGIPELVTHGETGYLAEIGHVDDMAEYALRLLTDPQLMDRFRQNCLDRARHVFCNDLITAEYEKIYYRVLGRPIPDSLLKVGCS, encoded by the coding sequence ATGGGAGAATCATTGAAAATTGGCATAACCTGTTACCCTTCTCTAGGCGGTTCGGGTGTTGTGGCGACAGAATTAGGTAAACTTTTGGCAGAAAAAGGTCATCAAGTTCATTTTATTACGCACAGCATTCCGTTCCGCTTGGGAGCATTCCAGAAAAATATTTTTTATCATGAAGTCGAAGTGAACGATTATTATGTGTTCAAATATCCGCCATATGATCTTTCATTGGCTTCGAAAATGGCGCAAGTCGCTAAGATGCAGCAGCTTGATATTCTGCATGTGCATTATGCAGTGCCGCATGCGGTATGTGCATATCTCGCGAAGCAAATGGTTGGCGATCATCCGTTGAAAGTCGTTACAACGCTTCATGGCACCGACATTACAGTCCTTGCGCAGGATGAATCTTTGAAAGATTTGATCAGGCTTGCGATTAATCAGAGTGATGCTGTAACCGCGGTGTCCAAAGATCTCATTCGTGAAACGCATGAACTGCTAGATATTACGAAAGACATTGATCTTACGTATAACTTCGTCGACAAACGTGTCTATTACCCGCGGAATTGTATTGGATTGCGCAAAGAATTCGCATTGCCGAATGAGAAGATTTTGATGCATATCTCGAATTTCCGGCCGGTTAAACGTGTGAGCGATGTCGTCGATGTGTTCGCAAAGGTTCAGAGCAAGACCCCTGCGAGGCTGCTATTGGTTGGCGAAGGACCGGATTTGCCGAAAATTCAATCCAAAATCCGTGAGCTCGGCATCGAAGATCGCGTAACATTCCTTGGCAAACAAGATGATGTTGCACAGGTGATCTCTCTTGCCGATCTACTGCTGCTCCCTTCCGAGAAGGAAAGCTTCGGACTCGTTGCACTCGAGGCGATGGCATGCGGGGTTCCGACGATAGGTTCGATCGCTGGAGGGATTCCTGAACTGGTGACCCACGGAGAGACGGGATATTTAGCAGAGATTGGTCACGTGGATGACATGGCGGAGTATGCGCTGCGACTCTTAACTGATCCGCAATTGATGGATCGATTTAGACAGAACTGTCTAGATCGCGCACGTCATGTCTTTTGCAACGATCTGATTACCGCTGAATATGAGAAAATCTACTATCGTGTATTGGGGCGTCCGATTCCGGATTCCTTGTTGAAGGTGGGCTGTTCATAA
- a CDS encoding tetratricopeptide repeat protein, which translates to MTAEECIHKAYQSILQGDFEQAIYWFEMAIVLEPDNPNHHYKLSMTYTRSNRLPNALEQARLALRYDPNNEGYRTHLNFVTAKLRTMEAEKLLTQSIRETHYAILLLRDAIQLDPLAIESYTMLAMAYAELKDYHQAIQVIKEAQQLDPYNTAITNLLSQYKDHLHMDLNNMSKESYNVTDD; encoded by the coding sequence ATGACAGCGGAAGAGTGTATTCATAAAGCCTATCAATCGATTCTACAGGGGGACTTTGAGCAAGCGATCTATTGGTTCGAGATGGCTATTGTACTCGAACCAGATAATCCGAATCATCATTATAAGCTCTCCATGACCTATACGCGCAGCAATCGACTACCGAATGCGCTCGAACAGGCGAGACTAGCGCTGCGATATGACCCGAACAATGAAGGGTATCGCACGCACTTGAATTTTGTGACGGCGAAGCTGCGCACCATGGAAGCGGAGAAGCTGCTAACCCAGTCCATTCGGGAGACGCACTATGCCATTCTGCTGCTGCGGGATGCGATCCAACTGGATCCGCTTGCGATTGAGTCGTATACGATGCTTGCCATGGCTTATGCAGAATTGAAGGATTATCACCAAGCCATCCAAGTGATCAAGGAAGCGCAGCAATTAGACCCCTATAACACGGCAATTACCAATTTATTGTCACAGTATAAAGATCATTTACACATGGATCTGAACAATATGTCGAAGGAGAGTTACAATGTCACAGACGATTAG
- the dapB gene encoding 4-hydroxy-tetrahydrodipicolinate reductase → MSQTISVAVVGAGGRMGREVVKMVLEDEKLQLVAAVSPSKVGQDAGSMVGLPACGVEVTGDLERALIESKPDVMVDFTTPHTVLANTRLAIQYKVRPIIGTTGFTPEQIAELDEHCKQQGIGGLIAPNFSIGAILMMKFAAQASKYFPHLEIIEYHGDQKLDAPSGTAVKTAEMIAEVREELRQGNPNEHETIEGARGGYYNGFRIHSVRLPGVFAQQEVIFGGFGQTLKIRHDSYERAGYMPGVNLAVHKVMEYTGLIYGFEHFID, encoded by the coding sequence ATGTCACAGACGATTAGTGTAGCAGTCGTTGGAGCAGGCGGCCGCATGGGTAGAGAAGTCGTTAAAATGGTATTAGAAGATGAGAAACTGCAGCTCGTTGCCGCCGTTTCACCGAGCAAGGTAGGGCAGGATGCAGGTTCGATGGTTGGCTTGCCGGCGTGCGGTGTGGAAGTAACAGGTGATCTTGAGCGTGCACTCATCGAATCCAAACCGGATGTTATGGTGGATTTCACCACCCCACATACCGTGCTTGCCAATACTCGCTTGGCGATTCAGTATAAGGTTCGTCCGATTATCGGGACGACTGGATTTACGCCAGAACAAATTGCAGAGTTGGACGAGCACTGTAAGCAGCAGGGGATCGGTGGGCTTATTGCGCCGAACTTCTCGATTGGTGCGATACTCATGATGAAATTTGCGGCACAAGCATCAAAATATTTTCCACACCTTGAGATTATCGAGTATCATGGAGATCAGAAGCTGGATGCACCATCGGGTACAGCGGTTAAGACAGCAGAGATGATTGCTGAGGTGCGTGAGGAATTGCGTCAGGGTAATCCGAATGAACATGAGACGATCGAAGGGGCGCGTGGCGGTTACTACAATGGTTTCCGTATACATAGCGTACGCCTGCCGGGTGTGTTCGCGCAGCAAGAAGTCATTTTTGGCGGCTTTGGCCAGACGCTCAAAATTCGTCATGACTCTTATGAACGAGCGGGTTATATGCCAGGTGTCAATTTGGCCGTGCATAAAGTGATGGAATATACGGGGCTCATTTACGGTTTTGAACATTTTATTGACTGA
- the bshB1 gene encoding bacillithiol biosynthesis deacetylase BshB1 produces the protein MSTGLDILVFGAHPDDAEIGMGGTIAKHTKAGQRVGICDLTFAEMSSNGNVELRQQEAQAASQVLQLAERSILGLPDRGLRSVPEQIDPIVAEIRRLRPRIVFAPYWEDRHPDHIQCGKMVEEAVFNAKLRRYMPEVAPWMVEQFYFYFINDLGPATMMVDVTEVYELKMDSLRAYGSQFEAPKAGNDIVSTPLNQGYLERVEARDRMLGQKRLVGYAEGFVSKPPYLVNLF, from the coding sequence ATGAGCACAGGTCTAGATATACTCGTGTTCGGCGCGCATCCTGATGATGCGGAGATCGGCATGGGAGGTACCATTGCGAAGCATACAAAGGCTGGGCAACGAGTAGGGATTTGTGATCTCACGTTTGCCGAGATGTCCTCCAACGGGAACGTTGAACTACGACAACAAGAAGCACAGGCTGCGAGCCAGGTATTACAATTGGCAGAACGCAGCATTCTTGGTTTGCCGGACCGGGGACTTCGCTCGGTTCCAGAACAGATCGATCCGATCGTCGCTGAGATTCGCCGATTGCGTCCACGCATTGTATTCGCGCCGTATTGGGAAGATCGCCATCCTGATCATATTCAATGTGGGAAGATGGTTGAAGAGGCTGTATTTAATGCCAAGCTTCGCCGGTATATGCCGGAGGTCGCGCCTTGGATGGTTGAGCAGTTTTATTTTTATTTTATTAATGATTTGGGCCCAGCTACGATGATGGTAGACGTCACCGAGGTGTATGAGCTCAAGATGGATTCATTACGTGCCTATGGTTCGCAATTCGAAGCGCCAAAGGCAGGAAATGATATCGTCTCAACGCCTTTGAATCAAGGGTATTTGGAGCGAGTAGAAGCTCGTGACCGAATGCTCGGACAGAAGCGCCTTGTCGGCTATGCTGAGGGATTTGTGAGCAAGCCGCCTTATTTGGTTAATCTTTTTTAG
- a CDS encoding sporulation protein YpjB, producing the protein MIIILCGLLVGCQPSDAAKSDSNTEMRPVLEQIESKRPDERQLLEQFAAKGERIYQGAISGETKQVREDVAQIEQMLKQIPLGRLTSVEGIRALTNSIIEAKRTVHAVSIDPDRWLVVTAKMRLAVDALVNAKEGLWTQYYKAFIEDMNKLESAAKASSKEEFASAFRELQQHYERIRPAVIIVHPADSVEKFDSYMSFLQTASQSQPFQGKHVAEAVAMGNPIIQELFMKRTDKPTFVPPIGTGQDPWIWIVGIGAVVVTVLTYVGYRKYQYEQKVARQRRLRNQPDDRNK; encoded by the coding sequence ATGATTATTATTTTATGCGGTTTGTTAGTGGGCTGTCAGCCAAGCGATGCTGCCAAATCGGATTCGAATACAGAAATGCGACCTGTCTTGGAGCAAATCGAATCAAAAAGACCAGATGAGCGGCAGCTATTAGAGCAATTCGCGGCGAAAGGTGAACGTATCTACCAGGGGGCCATATCGGGTGAGACGAAGCAGGTTCGTGAGGATGTTGCACAGATTGAACAAATGCTGAAGCAGATCCCTTTAGGGCGATTGACGTCCGTCGAGGGCATTCGTGCGCTGACGAACAGTATTATAGAGGCCAAACGAACGGTCCATGCAGTGAGTATCGACCCGGATCGTTGGTTAGTTGTAACAGCGAAGATGAGACTTGCTGTCGATGCGTTAGTGAACGCCAAGGAAGGATTGTGGACCCAATATTACAAGGCCTTTATCGAGGACATGAATAAGTTGGAGAGCGCAGCGAAGGCATCGAGCAAGGAGGAGTTTGCTTCAGCTTTCAGAGAACTGCAGCAGCATTATGAACGGATTCGTCCAGCCGTTATTATCGTTCATCCGGCGGATTCAGTCGAGAAGTTCGACTCGTATATGTCCTTCTTACAGACGGCTTCCCAATCGCAGCCATTCCAAGGCAAACATGTTGCCGAAGCTGTTGCCATGGGGAACCCAATCATCCAGGAACTATTCATGAAGCGCACAGATAAGCCGACTTTCGTGCCGCCGATCGGCACAGGTCAAGATCCGTGGATTTGGATTGTAGGGATTGGAGCGGTTGTCGTAACTGTCCTAACGTATGTGGGGTATCGCAAGTATCAATACGAGCAGAAGGTTGCCCGCCAGCGGCGGTTGCGTAACCAACCAGATGATCGTAATAAATAA